Proteins co-encoded in one Sebastes fasciatus isolate fSebFas1 chromosome 11, fSebFas1.pri, whole genome shotgun sequence genomic window:
- the guk1a gene encoding guanylate kinase isoform X1, translated as MYMRYFSRLMSAMAGPRPVVISGPSGAGKSTLLKKLMKEYDSVFGFSVSHTTRNPRPGEVNGKDYHYVTREVMQTGIDNGEFIESAVFSGNMYGTSKAAVQEVQSKNLICILDIDMQGVRSIKKTDFNPIYITVQPPSMAVLEKRLRDRKTESEESLQKRLRAAKVDMEFSKEPGVFDVQIINDKLEEAYGQLKHALLEEISLVKKGNMSS; from the exons ATGTACATGAGATATTTTTCCAGGCTAATGTCAG CTATGGCTGGACCCAGGCCTGTGGTGATTAGCGGCCCGTCCGGGGCAGGGAAGAGCACTCTGCTGAAGAAGCTCATGAAGGAATATGACAGTGTCTTTGGCTTCAGCGTTTCCC ATACGACAAGAAATCCTCGACCTGGAGAAGTGAACGGCAAAG ATTACCATTATGTCACACGGGAGGTGATGCAGACAGGGATCGACAACGGCGAATTCATCGAGAGCGCAGTGTTTTCGGGGAACATGTACGGGACGAGTAAAGCTGCCGTGCAAGAGGTCCAGTCCAAGAACCTCATCTGTATACTTGACATTGACATGCAGGGTGTGAGGAGCATCAAAAAGACAGACTTCAATCCCATTTACATCACTGTCCAGCCGCCATCCATGGCAGTCCTG GAAAAACGTTtaagagacagaaaaacagagtCAGAGGAGAGCCTCCAGAAGCGTTTACGTGCAGCTAAGGTGGACATGGAGTTTA GTAAAGAACCTGGTGTATTTGATGTCCAAATTATCAATGATAAATTGGAGGAGGCCTATGGGCAGTTGAAACATGCTCTTCTTGAG GAAATCAGTCTGGTCAAGAAAGGCAACATGTCTTCGTAG
- the guk1a gene encoding guanylate kinase isoform X2 has protein sequence MRDSKTKAMAGPRPVVISGPSGAGKSTLLKKLMKEYDSVFGFSVSHTTRNPRPGEVNGKDYHYVTREVMQTGIDNGEFIESAVFSGNMYGTSKAAVQEVQSKNLICILDIDMQGVRSIKKTDFNPIYITVQPPSMAVLEKRLRDRKTESEESLQKRLRAAKVDMEFSKEPGVFDVQIINDKLEEAYGQLKHALLEEISLVKKGNMSS, from the exons ATGAGGGACTCCAAAACAAAAG CTATGGCTGGACCCAGGCCTGTGGTGATTAGCGGCCCGTCCGGGGCAGGGAAGAGCACTCTGCTGAAGAAGCTCATGAAGGAATATGACAGTGTCTTTGGCTTCAGCGTTTCCC ATACGACAAGAAATCCTCGACCTGGAGAAGTGAACGGCAAAG ATTACCATTATGTCACACGGGAGGTGATGCAGACAGGGATCGACAACGGCGAATTCATCGAGAGCGCAGTGTTTTCGGGGAACATGTACGGGACGAGTAAAGCTGCCGTGCAAGAGGTCCAGTCCAAGAACCTCATCTGTATACTTGACATTGACATGCAGGGTGTGAGGAGCATCAAAAAGACAGACTTCAATCCCATTTACATCACTGTCCAGCCGCCATCCATGGCAGTCCTG GAAAAACGTTtaagagacagaaaaacagagtCAGAGGAGAGCCTCCAGAAGCGTTTACGTGCAGCTAAGGTGGACATGGAGTTTA GTAAAGAACCTGGTGTATTTGATGTCCAAATTATCAATGATAAATTGGAGGAGGCCTATGGGCAGTTGAAACATGCTCTTCTTGAG GAAATCAGTCTGGTCAAGAAAGGCAACATGTCTTCGTAG